From Desulfobacteraceae bacterium, one genomic window encodes:
- a CDS encoding 4Fe-4S binding protein — translation MHPPRSAIFCKLGSWGRRLLRPFCISPSTRAFIREARATPGYGLLDFLHGYVYARWVYLYIGIGTGEHRAVRLFGFLVPLLKRLLRFRPPENPANPAGGAITFADTYHGKVVPLEASRQLVTIDRPIRLTGLEHVIPYPLARDIVIQNPDRIALMECPCRSSRPNPCLPLDVCLIVGEPFAGFAMEHYPRRARWVDVAEAVAVLKAEARRGHVHHAFFKEALFGRFYAICNCCACCCGAMQAMRNGVPMLASSGYVSRLEAARCVQCGLCAQRCPFGAIVWEEGACPVIDAAVCMGCGVCVQRCARKALDLVRDPAKPAPLELDRLLAEAERAAGPPGAF, via the coding sequence ATGCACCCGCCGCGTTCCGCCATTTTTTGCAAGCTGGGCAGCTGGGGGCGCCGGCTGCTGCGGCCGTTTTGCATCTCGCCCTCGACCCGGGCGTTTATCCGGGAGGCGCGCGCCACACCCGGCTACGGTCTGCTGGATTTCCTGCACGGCTACGTTTACGCCCGCTGGGTCTACCTGTATATCGGCATCGGCACCGGCGAGCACCGGGCGGTGCGGCTTTTCGGGTTTCTGGTACCCCTGTTGAAACGGCTGCTGCGCTTCAGGCCCCCTGAAAATCCCGCCAACCCGGCCGGCGGCGCCATCACCTTTGCCGACACCTACCACGGCAAGGTGGTCCCGCTGGAGGCCTCCCGGCAGCTGGTGACCATCGATCGACCCATCCGCCTGACCGGGCTCGAGCACGTGATCCCCTATCCTCTGGCCCGCGACATCGTGATCCAGAACCCGGATCGCATCGCTCTGATGGAATGCCCCTGCCGCAGTTCGCGCCCCAACCCCTGCCTGCCGCTGGACGTTTGTTTGATCGTCGGTGAGCCGTTTGCCGGCTTTGCCATGGAGCATTATCCCCGGCGGGCTCGCTGGGTGGACGTTGCCGAGGCCGTGGCCGTTCTGAAAGCCGAGGCCCGGCGGGGGCATGTGCACCACGCCTTTTTCAAAGAGGCGCTCTTCGGGCGTTTTTACGCCATTTGCAACTGCTGCGCCTGCTGCTGCGGGGCCATGCAGGCCATGCGCAACGGGGTGCCGATGCTGGCCTCCTCCGGCTATGTCAGCCGGCTGGAGGCCGCACGCTGCGTTCAATGCGGCCTCTGCGCCCAGCGCTGCCCCTTCGGGGCCATAGTCTGGGAGGAGGGCGCCTGCCCCGTCATCGATGCCGCGGTCTGCATGGGCTGCGGGGTGTGCGTCCAGCGCTGCGCCCGCAAGGCCCTCGATCTGGTGCGCGACCCGGCCAAACCCGCACCTCTGGAGTTGGACCGTCTGCTGGCCGAGGCCGAGCGCGCCGCGGGCCCTCCGGGGGCATTCTGA